One part of the Xylanimonas allomyrinae genome encodes these proteins:
- the hemB gene encoding porphobilinogen synthase has product MTTAGIVYRPRRLRATARMRRLVAENRLHAADLVLPLFVKEGITAPVPITSMPGQVQHTEATLRDAVAAAARAGLGGVMLFGIPAVRDAVGSQAEAPDGVLQRGIAIARAAVADVERETGRPGPVVMADTCLDEFTDHGHCGVLTPTGEVDNDATLERYAVMAVAQARAGADVVSPSGMMDGQVAVIRDALDDAGFTGVSILAYSAKYASPFYGPFREAVDSALQGDRRTYQMDAANGREGLREADLDLAEGADMVMVKPAGSYLDVLRGVADRSDVPVAAYQVSGEYAMIEAAAANGWIDRKASVLESVLGIKRAGADVVLTYWALEIAEWIA; this is encoded by the coding sequence ATGACTACGGCAGGGATCGTCTACCGACCGCGGCGCTTGCGCGCGACGGCCCGCATGCGGCGGCTCGTCGCCGAGAACCGGCTGCACGCCGCGGATCTGGTGCTCCCGCTGTTCGTCAAGGAGGGCATCACGGCGCCCGTCCCGATCACCTCCATGCCCGGCCAGGTGCAGCACACCGAGGCGACCCTGCGCGACGCCGTCGCCGCCGCCGCCCGCGCCGGGCTGGGCGGCGTCATGCTGTTCGGCATCCCCGCGGTGCGCGACGCCGTCGGCTCGCAGGCCGAGGCGCCCGACGGCGTCCTCCAGCGCGGCATCGCGATCGCGCGCGCCGCCGTGGCCGACGTCGAGCGGGAGACGGGCCGCCCCGGCCCCGTCGTCATGGCCGACACGTGCCTCGACGAGTTCACCGACCACGGGCACTGCGGCGTGCTGACGCCCACCGGCGAGGTCGACAACGACGCCACGCTCGAGCGCTACGCCGTCATGGCCGTGGCGCAGGCCCGCGCAGGCGCCGACGTCGTCAGCCCCAGCGGCATGATGGACGGCCAGGTCGCCGTCATCCGTGACGCGCTCGACGACGCCGGGTTCACCGGGGTGTCGATCCTCGCCTACTCGGCCAAGTACGCCAGCCCCTTCTACGGCCCGTTCCGCGAGGCTGTGGACAGCGCGCTGCAGGGCGACCGCCGCACCTACCAGATGGACGCCGCCAACGGCCGCGAGGGGCTGCGCGAGGCGGACCTCGACCTGGCCGAGGGCGCCGACATGGTCATGGTCAAGCCGGCGGGCTCCTACCTCGACGTGCTGCGCGGCGTCGCCGACCGGTCGGACGTGCCCGTCGCGGCGTACCAGGTCAGCGGCGAGTACGCGATGATCGAGGCGGCCGCCGCCAACGGCTGGATCGACCGGAAGGCGTCCGTGCTGGAGAGCGTGCTGGGCATCAAGCGCGCCGGGGCCGACGTCGTCCTCACCTACTGGGCCCTGGAGATCGCGGAGTGGATCGCATGA
- the hemL gene encoding glutamate-1-semialdehyde 2,1-aminomutase, translating to MSTAPTLDNHAAFLRAQAAIPGGVNSPVRAYGSVGGDPRFLARAAGPFVYDVAGREYVDLVCSWGPALLGHAHPQVVAAVQDAAARGLSFGAPTVAEVELAEEIRRRVPAAERVRLVSTGTEATMTAIRLARGVTGRPLVVKFAGNYHGHVDALLAEAGSGVATLAMPGTAGVTAAAAAETLVLPYNDLDAVASAFAERGAQIAAVIVEASPANMGVVPPQQGFNAGLRRITREHGALLILDEVLTGFRVGPSGWWGLQQVAGESYTPDLFTFGKVVGGGMPVAAIGGPAAIMSHLAPEGPVYQAGTLSGNPVAVASGLTTLRLADDAVYARVDAAAATLSAAVAEALDAAGVEHRVQRAGSLFSVFFGLGAAAEGVRDYAQAQAQEAFRYKAFFHAMLDAGVNLPPSVFEAWFVSAAHDDAALGRVVDALPGAARAAATAG from the coding sequence ATGAGCACGGCACCGACCCTGGACAACCACGCGGCGTTCCTGCGTGCGCAGGCCGCCATCCCCGGTGGCGTCAACTCGCCGGTGCGGGCCTACGGCTCGGTGGGCGGCGACCCGCGCTTCCTCGCACGCGCGGCGGGGCCGTTCGTGTACGACGTCGCGGGGCGCGAGTACGTCGACCTGGTGTGCTCGTGGGGGCCGGCGCTGCTGGGGCACGCGCACCCGCAGGTCGTCGCCGCGGTGCAGGACGCCGCCGCGCGCGGGCTGTCCTTCGGGGCGCCCACGGTCGCGGAGGTCGAGCTCGCCGAGGAGATCCGCCGCCGCGTGCCCGCCGCCGAGCGCGTGCGCCTCGTGTCGACCGGCACCGAGGCGACCATGACGGCGATCCGCCTGGCTCGGGGCGTCACGGGCCGCCCGCTGGTGGTGAAGTTCGCGGGCAACTACCACGGGCACGTCGACGCGCTGCTGGCCGAGGCCGGCTCGGGCGTCGCGACGTTGGCCATGCCCGGCACGGCGGGCGTCACCGCGGCGGCCGCGGCCGAGACCCTCGTGCTGCCGTACAACGACCTCGACGCCGTGGCGAGCGCGTTCGCCGAGCGCGGTGCGCAGATCGCGGCCGTCATCGTCGAGGCGTCGCCCGCCAACATGGGCGTCGTCCCGCCGCAGCAGGGGTTCAACGCCGGGCTGCGGCGGATCACGCGCGAGCACGGTGCGCTGCTGATCCTCGACGAGGTGCTCACCGGGTTCCGCGTCGGCCCCTCCGGCTGGTGGGGCCTGCAGCAGGTGGCGGGCGAGAGCTACACCCCGGACCTGTTCACGTTCGGCAAGGTGGTGGGCGGCGGCATGCCCGTCGCCGCGATCGGCGGACCCGCCGCGATCATGTCGCACCTCGCCCCCGAGGGCCCCGTCTACCAGGCGGGCACGTTGTCGGGGAACCCTGTCGCGGTCGCGTCGGGCCTGACGACGCTGCGCCTGGCCGACGACGCCGTGTACGCCCGCGTCGACGCGGCCGCCGCGACGCTGTCGGCCGCCGTCGCCGAGGCCCTCGACGCGGCGGGCGTCGAGCACCGGGTGCAGCGTGCCGGGTCCCTGTTCAGCGTGTTCTTCGGCCTGGGCGCGGCGGCGGAGGGCGTGCGCGACTACGCGCAGGCGCAGGCGCAGGAGGCCTTCCGCTACAAGGCGTTCTTCCACGCGATGCTCGACGCCGGGGTCAACCTGCCGCCGTCGGTGTTCGAGGCGTGGTTCGTGAGCGCGGCGCACGACGACGCCGCGCTGGGGCGCGTGGTCGACGCGCTGCCGGGCGCGGCCCGGGCGGCAGCGACGGCGGGCTGA
- a CDS encoding metal-sensitive transcriptional regulator yields the protein MRRIEGQVRGIARMIDEDVYCIDILTQVSAVTKALQAVSLALVEDHLGHCVVDAARKSPDDGAQKVREAAEAIGRLVRS from the coding sequence ATGCGCCGCATCGAGGGCCAGGTGCGTGGCATCGCTCGCATGATCGACGAGGACGTGTACTGCATCGACATCCTCACGCAGGTGTCCGCGGTCACCAAGGCGCTCCAGGCCGTGAGCCTCGCGCTCGTCGAGGATCACCTCGGCCACTGCGTCGTCGACGCCGCCCGCAAGTCGCCCGACGACGGCGCACAGAAGGTGCGCGAGGCCGCCGAGGCCATCGGGCGCCTCGTGCGCAGCTAG
- a CDS encoding heavy-metal-associated domain-containing protein produces MTTLTTLAVTGMTCQHCVAAVTRELKNVDGVGNVTVELRTGDTSAISVHSASPLDETALREAIDEAGYDVVGVDVLEDALAAQMTGRAGQYRATGTRATETTSAEATGTETTEAASTAVASTAEASTAHAGHGHAHGAGGCGCGGACGCGGKGRQGLGIGLPIVPLG; encoded by the coding sequence ATGACCACCCTCACCACGCTCGCCGTGACCGGCATGACCTGCCAGCACTGCGTCGCAGCCGTCACCCGCGAGCTGAAGAACGTCGACGGCGTCGGCAACGTGACCGTCGAGCTGCGCACCGGCGACACCTCGGCGATCTCCGTCCACTCGGCGTCCCCCCTCGACGAGACGGCGCTGCGCGAGGCCATCGACGAGGCCGGCTACGACGTCGTCGGCGTCGACGTGCTCGAAGACGCGCTGGCCGCGCAGATGACCGGGCGGGCCGGCCAGTACCGCGCGACGGGGACGCGCGCCACGGAGACCACCAGCGCAGAGGCGACGGGCACGGAGACCACCGAAGCGGCCAGCACTGCCGTGGCCAGCACTGCCGAGGCCAGCACTGCGCACGCCGGGCACGGTCACGCGCACGGCGCGGGCGGCTGCGGCTGCGGCGGCGCGTGCGGCTGCGGCGGCAAGGGCCGCCAGGGCCTTGGCATCGGCCTGCCGATCGTCCCCCTGGGCTGA